A genomic window from Salmo salar chromosome ssa23, Ssal_v3.1, whole genome shotgun sequence includes:
- the LOC106584018 gene encoding tyrosine-protein kinase receptor Tie-1 isoform X3 has product MIYILFLLCLIHVSGAVTDLTVISNAEASTPQLFSISCLTGERDAAELDLDIKKDNSILILSSRPRYRVKRPKTKEVVANEFVGVMDQTGIFYCHASQGTDPLINLGKVTLINNFAKALFVPAYLTVTANRGDTVHLAMQVLSSQRRDVTWKYNGNYFYTTHWGDVSNSTAVLTLEDVAKANEGIYSAGFVGDSPINGAWMRLIVRDCGSKKWGADCDKDCPECLNGGVCHHRDGDCICPPGFMGMRCETACREGMFGLNCQESCRPEMDCRGLRFCLADPYGCSCASGWSGNHCNRFCHRDMYGADCRLRCKCKNGGVCNHFSGCQCPTGWRGQHCEKSDRAPQILNMASSLEWNLHSSPKILCSATGNPLPSHTSIELRKLDSTVLKASRTTMDSNKSTAQFDIPRLSTEHAGLWECRVSTNGGQDSRKFNLIVKEPPFPSTPPKLLEKRSKQLVVLPVESYRGDGPIDSTKLLYKPMETGDSWSSIIVYSREPITLMNLKPSTRYHVRVQLTRPGEGGEGTLGPEAIMETDCPEPTLRPEIDFSSLEGRNATVRWLLHGNADRASGFLVQLFGPSPSGEMLREETTLLNVLSTKFYNLQYHQDYTVIVRLLNCGSLGPASKPYNVRINSQGPSSPRNVQALPLSVSAVQVKWQPPEDPNGGIVKYIIEYQPVGQGSLHPWVDTDDGNKTAKDVTALNGSTLYQFRVRAFSKVPGEWSKFVHARTQGDGPQDFTPTTQGVGGRPGSEGYYLLVAVVGSVTVTCVTILLALLALFCIRKTLLNRRRTFTYQSGSGEETILQFNSGTLTLTRRPKPTSEPLTYPILEWDDIKFEDVIGEGNFGQVIKAMIKKDGAKMSAAIKMLKAEFASENDHRDFAGELEVLCKLGQHPNIINLIGACENRGYLYIAIEYAPYGNLLDFLRKSRVLETDPAFAKEHGTASTLTSQQLLQFAVDVATGMHYLSDKQFIHRDLAARNVLVGDNLVAKIADFGLSRGEEVYVKKTMGRLPVRWMAIESLNYSVYTTKSDVWSFGVLLWEIVSLGGTPYCGMTCAELYEKLPQSYRMEQPRNCDDEVYELMRQCWRDRPHERPPFSQISVQLNRMQEARKAYVNMALFENFTYAGIDATAEEA; this is encoded by the exons ATGATCTACATCTTATTTTTGTTGTGCCTCATCCATGTGTCAG GTGCGGTGACAGACCTGACCGTCATCTCCAACGCTGAGGCCTCCACCCCTCAGCTCTTCTCCATCTCCTGCCTCACTGGGGAGCGGGATGCAGCAGAGCTAGACCTGGACATCAAGAAGGACAACAgcatcctcatcctctcctcacgGCCACGTTACAGAGTCAAAAGGCCCAAGACCAAGGAGGTGGTGGCGAACGAGTTCGTAGGTGTGATGGACCAAACAGGCATCTTCTACTGCCATGCGTCCCAGGGAACTGATCCTCTTATAAACCTGGGTAAAGTGACACTCATCAACAACTTTGCCAAAG CCCTGTTTGTCCCGGCCTACCTCACGGTGACAGCAAACAGAGGAGACACAGTTCACCTGGCCATGCAGGTCCTGAGCTCCCAGAGAAGAGACGTCACCTGGAAATACAACG GTAACTATTTCTACACGACCCACTGGGGTGATGTGTCCAACAGTACGGCTGTACTAACCCTGGAGGACGTGGCTAAAGCCAACGAGGGTATTTACAGCGCCGGCTTCGTGGGAGACAGTCCCATCAATGGAGCCTGGATGAGGCTGATTGTCAGAG ACTGTGGCAGTAAGAAGTGGGGTGCCGACTGTGACAAGGACTGTCCAGAGTGTCTCAATGGAGGGGTGTGTCACCACCGGGACGGGGACTGCATCTGCCCACCGGGGTTCATGGGGATGCGCTGCGAgacag CCTGTAGAGAGGGAATGTTTGGGCTTAATTGCCAGGAGTCATGCAGGCCAGAGATGGACTGTAGAGGGCTGAGGTTCTGCCTGGCTGACCCTTACGGATGCTCCTGTGCCAGTGGCTGGTCTGGGAACCACTGCAACAGAT tCTGCCACAGGGACATGTACGGGGCAGACTGCAGGCTGCGCTGTAAGTGTAAGAACGGTGGAGTGTGTAACCACTTCAGTGGATGTCAGTGTCCCACTGGCTGGAGAGGACAGCACTGTGAGAAATCAG ACCGTGCCCCCCAGATCTTGAACATGGCCAGTAGTCTAGAGTGGAACCTTCACTCCAGCCCCAAGATCCTGTGTTCCGCCACAGGCAACCCCCTGCCCAGCCACACCAGCATTGAGCTGCGCAAACTGGACAGCACTGTGCTCAAG GCGTCTCGTACCACCATGGATTCCAATAAGAGCACAGCCCAGTTTGATATTCCCCGTCTGTCCACTGAGCATGCTGGGTTATGGGAGTGTAGGGTTTCCACCAATGGGGGACAAGACTCAAGGAAGTTCAACCTCATTGTCAAAG AGCCACCGTTCCCCAGCACCCCTCCCAAGCTGCTGGAGAAGAGGAGTAAGCAGCTGGTGGTGTTGCCTGTGGAGTCCtacagaggagacggacccatCGACTCCACCAAGCTCCTCTATAAGCCCATGGAGACAGGAGACTCCTGGTCCTCCATCATAG TGTACAGTAGAGAGCCTATAACGCTGATGAATCTGAAGCCATCTACACGCTACCACGTCCGTGTCCAGCTGACCCGtcctggggagggaggggaggggactcTGGGGCCTGAGGCCATCATGGAGACTGACTGTCCAG AGCCCACTCTTCGACCAGAGATTGACTTCAGCTCGCTGGAGGGCCGCAACGCCACTGTGCGCTGGCTGTTGCATGGCAACGCGGACAGGGCCAGCGGGTTCTTAGTGCAGCTCTTCGGGCCCTCCCCCTCAGGAGAGATGCTGAGAGAGGAGACCACCCTGCTCAATGTGCTCTCCACCAAGTTCTACAACCTGCAGTACCACCAAGACTACACAGTGATCGTCAGGCTGCTCAACTGTGGCAGTCTGGGGCCCGCCTCTAAGCCGTACAACGTCCGCATAAACAGCCAGG GTCCCTCATCTCCTCGGAACGTCCAGGCCCTGCCCCTGTCTGTGTCTGCAGTGCAGGTGAAGTGGCAGCCCCCTGAGGACCCTAACGGGGGCATAGTAAAGTACATCATAGAGTACCAGCCGGTGGGTCAGGGCAGCCTGCACCCCTGGGTCGACACAGACGATGGCAACAAGACAGCTAAAGATGTGACAGCGCTCAACGGGAGTACTCTCTACCAGTTCAGAGTGAGGGCCTTCTCTAAAGTACCCGGGGAGTGGAGCAAGTTTGTCCATGCCAGGACCCAGGGAGATG GTCCCCAGGACTTCACTCCTACCACCCAGGGTGTGGGGGGGCGTCCAGGCAGTGAGGGCTACTATTTGTTGGTAGCTGTGGTGGGGTCTGTGACGGTCACCTGTGTCACTATCCTGCTGGCCCTGCTGGCTCTCTTCTGCATCCGCAAAACTCTGCTCAACCGCAGACGCACCTTCACTTACCAGTCTGGAtcg GGAGAGGAGACCATCCTCCAGTTTAACTCTGGGACCCTGACCCTGACAAGGAGGCCGAAGCCTACCTCTGAGCCCCTCACCTACCCCATCCTGGAGTGGGATGACATCAAGTTTGAAGATGTGATCGGAGAGGGCAACTTCGGCCAGGTCATCAAGGCCATGATCAAGAAGGACGGGGCCAAGATGAGCGCTGCTATCAAGATGCTAAAAG CAGAGTTTGCCTCGGAGAATGACCACCGGGACTTTGCAGGAGAGCTGGAAGTGTTGTGTAAACTGGGCCAACATCCCAACATCATCAACCTCATAGGAGCCTGTGAAAACAGGG GGTACCTGTACATTGCTATTGAGTACGCCCCATATGGAAACCTGCTTGACTTCTTGCGTAAGAGCCGAGTCCTAGAGACAGACCCTGCCTTCGCCAAGGAGCACGGCACAGCCTCCACCCTCACCTCACAACAACTGCTGCAGTTCGCTGTCGACGTGGCTACTGGCATGCACTACCTTAGCGACAAACAG ttcaTCCACAGAGACCTGGCAGCGAGGAACGTTTTAGTGGGAGACAACCTAGTGGCCAAGATAGCAGACTTCGGTCTGTCCCGAGGGGAGGAGGTCTACGTCAAAAAGACCATG GGGAGGTTGCCAGTGCGTTGGATGGCGATAGAGTCCCTAAACTACAGTGTGTACACCACCAAGAGTGACGT GTGGTCTTTCGGTGTACTTCTATGGGAGATAGTGAGTTTAG GTGGTACTCCCTACTGTGGGATGACCTGTGCTGAGCTCTATGAGAAACTCCCTCAGAGCTACAGGATGGAGCAGCCGAGGAACTGTGACGACGAAGT gtaTGAGTTAATGAGGCAGTGCTGGAGAGACCGGCCGCATGAGAGACCTCCTTTCTCTCAGATCTCTGTACAGCTCAACAGGATGCAGGAGGCCAGGAAG GCCTACGTGAACATGGCGCTCTTCGAGAACTTCACCTACGCCGGGATTGATGCCACGGCCGAGGAGGCCTGA